The genomic region AATGACCGCCGCCGAAGTGGGTGAGGTGACCGGACAGAAGACGCCACGATTGCCCGGAATCGACGGAGGCAAAGTCCAATTGCAAACCAGCGGTCAGGCTGGGGAAGGCGAACGCCGCGATGGCGATGGCTGACACCAGCAGCGTCACAGGGATCTGCCGGAGCCAGACGCTTCCCTGGCGGCACATCGATGGGATCGATGTGCCGTTGGTCTTGGGAAGCGTTGCGATCAGTGATTCACCGGCACTCATCGGACCACATCCTGGTTGCTGCTTCGTGACTTGCGTCGACGCATCATTGCCGCGGCAGCACCGCCGAGCGAAACGATCCCGGTGATCGGGCCAATTGGTCCTCCTCCTCCACCACCGCCGCCGCCGTAGTTGCCGCCGCTCGATCGAGGAGCCGGCGAGGGTGGGGAGGCGGGCGCCGGGGTTGAGACTGTTGCCGGGGCAGAGGCGGCTGGCACAGCGGGTGTGGTGTTCGTGGACGCTTGGTGTTGAGGTGCAGGTTTCGCCGCGGCGACCGATCGGCCGGCTGCTTCTTGGGTCATGCCTTCCGGTGTCATGACGGGAACCGATTCGGTGATCAGTTGCCCTTTCGGTGCATCGGAGAGTTCCTTTTCGACGGCGATGAAGGACGTGTACTGAGTTATCAGTTGATGCTTCAGTCCCAACTCGGTGATCTCAGCGCGACCCGCAGGTGTTTCGGCACCGACGTCACGGTTCCAAATTTGTCGAATTCGTTGGCGAGCCCAGACGGGACCGATTGAGTCGTGCTCGGCTTCTTGTTCAGGAAGTTCGAGCTCCATTCCCATTTGAACAGGTTGGCCTAACACGTTGCCCTTCAGCGTGATCGTGCCTGTCGCTGGTGTGTCGTAGCGGCCCAATACGATCAGTGGTTTGCCTGCGTACAGATCGGGAAGCCGCGAAGGCACTTGGTCTTTGACAACCAATCCTCCCCAATCGATTTGCAGGTCAGTCATGTAGGGTTGGCTGGTCAGTTCATGGAACCGGCGAGCGATCTCGGGCGAGTTGTCTTGGTTGGTGACTTGCATCGAAAACCCGCGTCCCATCTCGGCGGCGCGGCTGATCAAGTAATCATTGGGTGCGGCTCCGAATGCGACGGGGAACACGCGAGCGTCTTGGAACTCAGGCTGTCGCAAGTAGCGAAGGATCGAGTGGTCGTTGCCAACGAGCGCGTCGGTCATCAGGACCATGTAGCGAGGGCGTGCCGATTCGTCTGCCTCGCCGCTGAGTGCTAACTTGAGTGCCGGCAGCAGGTTGGTTCCTCCGCTCGCTCGCAAGCCGCGAACGAATTGTTTGGCGGATTGAATGTTGGCGTCCGTCGCCGAGACGGCATTGGGTTGGTACGCGGTCGATCGATTGCTGAACGCAATGA from Rhodopirellula islandica harbors:
- a CDS encoding VIT domain-containing protein, which translates into the protein MNAHLPSRRLQTMRVPLITPIAVLASAFLLSAVAQAGYTVLSGMPVTQGQMRVGEDDFEQLKAKLPASSPSFTLKETRVEADISGVLARVRVSQVFQNPHPDRLEALYVLPLPENCAVDAYSFQIGERVIVGEVKRKEEARQEYERARDEGRKAALLEQERANVFSQAVANIPANSEVTVHIEYVHPLEIDEDRYVFRFPMVVGPRYIPGTPVTRPNVGRGWAADTDQVPDASRITPVSLPEGMRNGNDVFVSVKIDAAMPIQQIVPVTHELDIQQTSETHAAVTLKNQSTIADKDFIVEYRLAGDDSTLASLTHRESDAKDGYVMLALQPKWSIEPTEIMPREVILVLDTSGSMNGPAISQLRLFADHVLDHLNPNDEFRVIAFSNRSTAYQPNAVSATDANIQSAKQFVRGLRASGGTNLLPALKLALSGEADESARPRYMVLMTDALVGNDHSILRYLRQPEFQDARVFPVAFGAAPNDYLISRAAEMGRGFSMQVTNQDNSPEIARRFHELTSQPYMTDLQIDWGGLVVKDQVPSRLPDLYAGKPLIVLGRYDTPATGTITLKGNVLGQPVQMGMELELPEQEAEHDSIGPVWARQRIRQIWNRDVGAETPAGRAEITELGLKHQLITQYTSFIAVEKELSDAPKGQLITESVPVMTPEGMTQEAAGRSVAAAKPAPQHQASTNTTPAVPAASAPATVSTPAPASPPSPAPRSSGGNYGGGGGGGGGPIGPITGIVSLGGAAAAMMRRRKSRSSNQDVVR